GCTATTATACTCTGACAGTTTAGTACTGAACAACGTTCTCAACAGACCTAGTCTTCGGCACAGCCCTTTATCCTCATAGGCTTTGCTCAGGTTGTTCCACGCCTCACGTGCATCTTTTGCGTTCCTGACGTGGGGAAATGCACTCGTTTGAACCGACAAACATATTCTCGCTAGTGCCTTCTGCGATTTTTTCATATCTACATCGCTACgtgttttttctttttgctCACCATCGATAGTGTCCCAGAGGTCTTCATGGATTAGTATCATCTTCATACAAAACTTCCATGtcgaataattttcaatacCTTTGAGTTTCTCGATGCTTTGCATTGGTGAATTATTTCCAGCCATTTTTTCCGCATGAATACGtagaagttataattaattttttcttctaatttcGTATTTCacgtgaaatattaatatagccgTGTTAATTTCGGCATCCTGGGCCCATAACCTGATAGATTAATGTCGGAAATACAAACACCAAAAagatgagaaaagatttttaatccgtatgttaatacattcgagaacgttccagaagcaagtgagagatgtcaatctttttttttttaaaactatacagctacggaacattctttaagacccaataattaaacatttatagagtaaacattatgtgagacccaattcataattatttcccttatgacattgtgtttataaagacagctctaataatattaagattttatttatcttagtccTTTAGAATTAGAGGATTATTGCAAAATACCACAACacgacatatttaattttataactgtttaaagtgataaaaaagaaaattacataaaacgACCGAATTAAGAAAACTTAATatcatttacttaataaattatttcatcaatgaagaaattatattttcttacccGTGTTTTACAAAGTTTGCTAATAGCCTTACAATTTTCTTAATGAAGTGCCTTTCATTGCATTTAAGGCTTTTATAGACATCTGTTTCTGATTTACATTTGAATAGATAACACGTTTCATCTCCTAACGTTGCTCCTGTCCATTCCAAATTCGGCACCGATGATTGCCAACCAGTATTTAAAGATCCTTTGAAAGCAAATCTATACAAGTAAACATCGCTATGAGACGATCGGTTATGCAATGTAGCTTGTCGAAGCAATGGGTATATAACTTGATCAGAAACATACTTTGCGTATCGCTTTAAACTTCGTTTTCCAATAGTaccgtttaaaaaataaaaatccaatatttctttttttatctcTCGATATCGTCTTGAATCATATTCGTTACACTCACCTTCAAAGGgaagtaaatattgaaaattgtaattaagaTATGCTAGAATTTCTCTGTTTTTTGCTAcaccttttaatttatataaatttgtcaaCGTAGTATACCCAAATAttacttgaatattattatttatattttttccattataTACATCCACAGGAGACTTAGTCATAAATGGCATTTTAGACGACATTTCTAATGAACAACCAAAAGAATTAATCAATCTTTGCCTATCCCGTACCTCCGTACTATCGTATAGATTACTACTCGCCAATACCAATTCCGCTGAAGATGTAtcatctataattttataaagtttctttatattaaatatatcgaaatttCTATTTAGTCTCCGATACAATTTATGAGCAACCTCTAAATTATTGTGTCTATAATCAGCCGGAGATAGTGCACTGCCGTCTAAAATTATAGCTCTTTTGAACAGATCATTTGCAGCTATTGAGACTAGCATTGATGCAACCGGAGTGGATGCTAAACCAGAACCAATAATCGTAACTCTGTTCGGATCAccattaaaaatcataatgttttCACGCAACCATTTAAGTgccattaatatatctttagctCCCATATTTCCTTCAGCGTAATCATCTTCTGTATTAAGGAATCCAAAAATAGATAGCCTAAACGACACAGTTACTACTATTAAATTTTcgtctataaaaaaatcaggCCCATGAAGATTGGAGTATTCATGAGCCCATACTAAAACTGGatattgtttcgttttattagcGATATTTGGCGAATATATAGACAGATACAAACAATCTTCATTATTAACTATTGTTACAGCACACGTTTTGCAGCAGGGTCTGCTGTAGTCATATATACCATTTTCAAAAAACGGAATGTATTTCGGAGGCTGAAAttacatagataataataattaaacaagaaaCTCAAGATGTTGCcaatcttaaaatttatttaacgagTTATACATACCTTAAATCTCAGTTCATTGATAGGTGGTCGGGCATATGGAATATCATAAAAAGctgtatatgaattattttcaaataacgtATACAGTTTTTTACCAATCAATATTAATTCACtagttttatatgaaactaACGAATagttatatatgattaaaacaagaacatagaaaatatatgcaacaaacattacttaaaatgaaacaatgaatAGTGTGATTTTCCATACCAACATGCCAGGCCATATTatggaaacaatattttaaaccatgaaaatgttttagaaataacTATTGTATTTCTCATTAGGTAAGTATTCAATTTGTAATGCTttcgtagatttttttaaataacaaatgtttacgtttatttaaaatagatttcaatacaataaattaaagtttttgataTAGTCCAAATTATAACAAATCTCAACATGTAGTCTCTCTCTCATTTAAATcgattattttagatatatatttaggtaattctgtttagttatttatttaatcaaatgtattacattatcttaattattattacagataacTCCAATGCCAATGTAATGTGTAATGGTGTGAAATCGATATTTTCTGTGCAATTTTCTGGATATTAATAGTGTGCATAATACCCAAAACTAAGTTGGATAGATTAGCGAATTATACGAGTATGAGTTCCTATCCTAGGTACTTGGTGAATTTATTTTGGACCCGCTCcaacataaaactatatttatagcCTATTCCGATCGAAGAAGTATATTGTTAACAACAGACTGCTAAGTTTAAGGGTATTGCCCTGACTGGATTAAGTCGTGGTCAATAAAGTCAGACTTGGACATATCTCtagtttaaattacaaaaaaaatgcaaatatacTGAGAAACCAGatattgctatatatatttttttagtaagtcATCATTGTCAACTAAATGTAAAATCTTCCAAAAGATAAAATTAGAGGCAAAGAGGCTATAATAATATAGGACTATTTACGtaattaaagtttcataaatTGCAACAATGGCACTACTTTGTCGAGGGTCGTAGACCTACGTCTGCGACCTGGTACCTGAAATtaacatttgttattattaattggaatttaaatattttttgaaatggaC
The window above is part of the Vanessa tameamea isolate UH-Manoa-2023 chromosome 18, ilVanTame1 primary haplotype, whole genome shotgun sequence genome. Proteins encoded here:
- the LOC135193793 gene encoding venom carboxylesterase-6-like, whose protein sequence is MGAKDILMALKWLRENIMIFNGDPNRVTIIGSGLASTPVASMLVSIAANDLFKRAIILDGSALSPADYRHNNLEVAHKLYRRLNRNFDIFNIKKLYKIIDDTSSAELVLASSNLYDSTEVRDRQRLINSFGCSLEMSSKMPFMTKSPVDVYNGKNINNNIQVIFGYTTLTNLYKLKGVAKNREILAYLNYNFQYLLPFEGECNEYDSRRYREIKKEILDFYFLNGTIGKRSLKRYAKYVSDQVIYPLLRQATLHNRSSHSDVYLYRFAFKGSLNTGWQSSVPNLEWTGATLGDETCYLFKCKSETDVYKSLKCNERHFIKKIVRLLANFVKHGNPTPNPRDNILDTLQWTPLGRNENLQAMNFGQHLRMVDVPEEKRKHFWDRLMKEYFHD